The DNA region CGACCGACCCGAAGGATGGGGCTGGTTGCTGTTGGGCGGCGTCGCCTCTCTGGTGGTCGGCGCCCTGGCGATCGCCTGGCCGGACGTCACGGTGCTCGCCCTGGCGCTGCTCCTCGGCATCCGCATGATCATCTTCGGCGTCGTCGAGATCGCCTCGGCGCTGCAGCTCCGCAACCTTGGCTCGTACGCCCGCTAGCTCGGGCGGGGACCGGTGCTGCTCGCACGCAACGTCGCGTGCGAGCAGCGCCTGTGCAACGAGGCGCCTGATCCGCCGGGGAGCGCCGTAACGTGCCCGGCGTGTCCGTCAGCCTGCGCATCTTCACCGAGCCCCAGCAGGGCGCCACCTACGACGACCTGCTCGCCGTCGCCCAGGAGGCCGAGTCCCTCGGCTTCGACGCCTTCTTCCGGTCCGACCACTACCTGCACATGGGCGGCGTGTCCGGGTTGCCGGGCCCGACCGACTCCTGGGTCACGCTGGGGGCCCTCGCCCGGGAGACCGAGCGCATCCGGCTGGGGACGCTGGTCACCGCCGCCACGTTCCGCCTGCCCGGCCCGCTGGCGAGCTCGGTGGCGCAGGTCGACCAGATGTCGGGCGGTCGG from Acidimicrobiales bacterium includes:
- a CDS encoding LLM class flavin-dependent oxidoreductase — its product is MSVSLRIFTEPQQGATYDDLLAVAQEAESLGFDAFFRSDHYLHMGGVSGLPGPTDSWVTLGALARETERIRLGTLVTAATFRLPGPLASSVAQVDQMSGGR